In Meleagris gallopavo isolate NT-WF06-2002-E0010 breed Aviagen turkey brand Nicholas breeding stock chromosome 3, Turkey_5.1, whole genome shotgun sequence, one DNA window encodes the following:
- the FIGNL1 gene encoding LOW QUALITY PROTEIN: fidgetin-like protein 1 (The sequence of the model RefSeq protein was modified relative to this genomic sequence to represent the inferred CDS: inserted 1 base in 1 codon) — protein sequence MEKRALAGRAWPAGSGAVSVMEAPMHGTVHLSDWQKSYFAIASGTCTPGQKADEYRAKILRIQYAWANSEISQVCAANLFKKYAEKYSAIIDSDNIETGLNNYAENILTLAKCQQNDSDKWQSALTTENVFGLKCVQERMQAGKNVQSSQMAPADALVLADKGVSASAAPGLPRLSVFSSTSESERYASSSKCTGRGPHLLEHPLSSKSLQSSVPPVTKTSDILSVSSASLSEQIHTGFQAAPLFGNKEMTSGASLKIPGNCSDGQNLSLPNQSAVQAWSGKRKAFYGLTDKGSTSTSSLTPCQASSTMEANSFSGNRNGSEESGAPGFRTAKEQLWVDQQKKPQSLQQRAPVSTYGGIKKSLGAGRSRGPFSKFVPPVPKQDGNENGGVQCKPHARGPTDPLLPVDERLKSIEPKMVELIMHEIMDHGPPVNWDDIAGVEFAKATIKEIVVWPMLRPDIFTGLRGPPKGILLFGPPGTGKTLIGKCIACQSGATFFSISASSLTSKWVGEGEKMVRALFAVARCQQPAVIFIDEIDSLLSQRGDGEHESSRRIKTEFLVQLDGATTSSEDRILVVGATNRPQEIDEAARRRLVKRLYIPLPEASARRQIVTRLMSKEHSCLSEEEIELIVKQSDGFSGADMTQLCREASLGPIRSLQSMDITTIMPEQVRPIAFXDFESAFGTVRPSVSSKDLELYETWNRTFGCGR from the exons ATGGAGAAGAGAGCCCTGGCTGGGCGGGCTTGGCCTGCTGGGAGCGGTGCCG TGTCAGTGATGGAGGCCCCGATGCATGGCACCGTGCACCTGAGCGACTGGCAGAAAAGTTACTTTGCTATTGCCTCTGGCACCTGCACACCCGGACAGAAGGCTGATGAGTACCGTGCCAAAATTCTGCGTATTCAGTATGCATGGGCAAACTCTGAGATCTCTCAGGTCTGTGCTGCCAACCTCTTTAAAAAATACGCAGAGAAATACTCTGCAATTATTGACTCTGACAACATAGAGACTGGCTTGAATAACTatgctgaaaacattttgaCTTTGGCAAAGTGTCAGCAAAATGACAGTGACAAGTGGCAATCTGCCTTGACAACAGAGAATGTATTTGGTTTGAagtgtgtgcaagagaggaTGCAGGCTGGCAAAAATGTCCAGAGCTCTCAGATGGCACCAGCAGATGCCCTTGTACTAGCTGATAAAGGGGTCAGTGCCTCCGCTGCTCCTGGCCTTCCCAGGCTCAGTGTTTTCAGCAGCACCAGTGAGAGCGAACGCTATGCTAGCTCATCAAAATGTACAGGTCGGGGTCCACATCTCCTTGAGCATCCCTTGTCTTCGAAGTCTCTCCAAAGCAGTGTGCCTCCTGTGACCAAAACTTCGGATATACTTTCTGTGTCTTCTGCCTCCTTAAGCGAACAGATTCATACGGGGTTCCAGGCAGCACCGCtgtttggaaataaagaaatgacaAGTGGTGCTTCTCTGAAAATTCCAGGTAACTGTAGTGATGGACAGAATTTGTCTCTTCCCAATCAGTCAGCTGTACAAGCATggtcagggaaaagaaaagcattttatgGCTTGACTGATAAAGGCAGCACTTCCACCTCTAGCCTTACTCCATGCCAGGCTTCCAGTACTATGGAAGCCAACAGTTTTTCTGGGAATAGAAACGGAAGTGAAGAGAGTGGTGCTCCTGGTTTTAGAACTGCCAAAGAACAGCTGTGGGTGGATCAGCAAAAGAAACCTCAAAGCCTACAACAGCGTGCGCCAGTCTCAACATACGGAGGTATAAAAAAGTCACTGGGTGCTGGTAGATCTCGGGGTCCATTTAGCAAGTTTGTTCCTCCAGTCCCAAAACAGGATGGAAATGAAAACGGAGGAGTGCAGTGTAAGCCTCATGCCAGAGGGCCAACGGATCCTTTACTTCCTGTAGATGAACGATTGAAAAGTATAGAACCAAAAATGGTGGAACTCATTATGCATGAGATCATGGACCACGGGCCTCCTGTGAACTGGGATGACATTGCTGGAGTTGAATTTGCTAAAGCCACCATAAAAGAAATTGTAGTCTGGCCTATGCTGAGGCCAGACATCTTTACTGGGTTACGTGGTCCTCCTAAAGGAATTCTTCTCTTTGGCCCCCCTGGAACTGGGAAGACTCTCATAGGCAAGTGCATTGCTTGCCAGTCTGGAGCGACTTTTTTTAGCATCAGTGCCTCTTCTCTGACTTCCAAATGGGTAGGCGAGGGGGAAAAGATGGTCCGTGCACTGTTTGCTGTGGCACGATGTCAACAGCCAGCAGTGATTTTCATTGATGAAATTGATTCTCTGTTGTCTCAGCGTGGGGATGGGGAGCATGAGTCTTCAAGGAGAATAAAAACTGAGTTTCTGGTCCAGTTAGATGGGGCAACAACCTCCTCTGAAGATCGTATTCTGGTGGTTGGTGCAACAAATCGGCCCCAGGAAATCGATGAGGCTGCCCGAAGGAGGCTTGTGAAGAGACTCTACATTCCTCTTCCAGAAGCTTCAGCTAGGAGGCAGATTGTTACTCGTCTGATGTCAAAGGAGCACAGCTGTCTCAGTGAAGAGGAAATTGAGCTTATAGTTAAGCAATCAGATGGGTTTTCTGGGGCAGACATGACACAGCTGTGTCGTGAAGCTTCTCTGGGCCCTATCCGCAGTCTTCAGTCCATGGATATCACAACCATCATGCCAGAGCAAGTACGACCCATTGCTT GTGACTTTGAGAGTGCCTTTGGAACCGTGCGGCCTAGCGTGTCCTCGAAGGACCTGGAGCTGTATGAAACCTGGAACCGGACATTTGGCTGTGGCAGATAG